Within the Paramormyrops kingsleyae isolate MSU_618 chromosome 2, PKINGS_0.4, whole genome shotgun sequence genome, the region TACTCTTTGCTATACCGCTCTTGTGTTTGGCATTGCTCTTCAAATATTTTGATTGTTTCACTGAAGGCCTCGATGGCTGTCCTCTTCATCTGAATCTCCTGGTAAAGTACAGATTCCTGGTTAGTCTACATTAAGAAGTGAAAGGCACTGATTTGCGTGTTCGGCGGATGGTAACACTCACCTGTGACGTTCTGGTGTACTCTTCATAAAGTCCGTCGTACTCCTTGTTCTTCAACTGGTACAGATCGTGGTACTCGCATAGTTTATTTCCGACTGCTTCTATGCTGTCTTCCTTAACAACTTGATCCTGCAAGAGCCAAGCTTGTCATACCCCGATCAACAAATGCACTGGAGATTTTTTATACAGCAAATGTatgcttttttaaaaaggcGCTTCACTTCAGTGAGTATATGGGGAGCAGACAGCAAAGAGAATGCCTTACCTGCTGGTACCTGGATACTGGATACTGCAGTTTTACATCCAGTTTGGGGTTGTACTGGGCCAAGGAATCATTCCTATAGTGATTGACAAGCTCCACGACAGAGTTGAAGGTCAGTGGCTCTGAGAAGCCATACTTCCCATCGCGGTGGAATATTTTAATCAGTTTGTTGTTACCCCCTTTCCTGTGAACAAAAGCATTGAAGAGATGCTCCTTTAGAACATGACACTGACTATGATTTTGCCCTCAAATGAACTGGTATAGAAAGAGGGACATATGGACTGGACCTCAGGGTCAGAGTGTAGTCTCCTTGCATCTTCGTGGAGGCGTCTCGGACCAGAAACGTCCCGTCTGCCGTGTCCCTCAGCTTTTCGTTCACCTCCTCCCTGCGTAGGATGAATATTTTAGCCCTTAACAATTAATTACATtagtaattaaaatattttgtttatcaTTAACCATGCAGGATCAGGCCATTACGATAATGGCTGAAGATGAACTTGCATCAGTGTAACCCTATCACCACAAGAAATGTCCCACGTAAAGCTTCTCTGCAGTCATACTGTACTGTTTAATCTGCACTCAACACGTCACGAATGCACAATGACATAACATCTTCCTGGATATGAAtcagtattttatatttttaaacagcTATATATGCTGATACaacagcaaaaaataaataaaatctttttttttttccgctcCATTAAACTAAACGTTACATCACTTCACACTATTTCCACTGCACGTCCTAGGTCCTTACTTCCATTTCACACCGTATATACAAATGCATCAAATTTTACATTTCAGCAATGTTTTCAGGAACATAGATTTAATAAGAGCatcatcacaaaaaaaaaccaaccaTCAGATACGATACTGGTAGCATTACGATTATGTAAATGTACAGCAGAAAAATATCACCAGGCTGACTAAGTGTCACCATTGCGTATCAGATAAAATAAATAGCAATGCGAAGCACAGTTTGCAGTTAAGGACAAAGCGAGGAACGGCTGCCCTTCCTGGTCGAGAGGAGACTGGCTGAATATCCTGATTGAGAGAACAGAAAGCGGGACTTGCCTGGAAATATCTCCCCAGTACCACTCCGAGTCCTGCAGAGTCATGTTGCTTGCACTGTTGCTTGTGACTGACGTGGACTTCGATAATTTAGGCAGCAAATCTGTGCAGATGAGAGAATGAGAGGAACTGATCAGCTTCCATTGGTTCACGTAAGATGAGTGGAACAATCATCCGTATAGATCCGCAGGTGCATTACACGCAGCACGCAGATGCTGTGCCTTTCAGAAACATTTGTCATATTTCCCAATTACTAGGACGTACAATGCACTATATAAATGAGGGAAACTATAGTCAGTGCATAATATAAATGTCTCCAGTCCCTGTGCTTAAAGAATCTCAGTGATCGCTGCCTTGTGACCCAAATCCTGTCAAAACCATGCAATCCAGCTAGAGAGTGAAATTCCCTTGGCAGCCTCTTGCTCCTGATACAACTGCTGACAAAGAGAAATATTTTCAACacaaaaccaagaaaaaaaaacttggcaCTGGCATGCCAGATCAAATCCGTCCCACTTTTCTTCTGCTTGACTTTCCAGCACAAGCAGTGAAAAGAATACACTAAACAAGGAATGGAGTCAGTCAGAGTGATGACACTGCAAGCAATGGAGGGAAACAGAAGGATAGGCAGACATGGAATTGAGAGAGTCATTGGAATGGCACTGCACGGAATACTGCAAGTCAGAGGCATATCACTGCATGCAATGGAATAAGTCAGATGGCACTACATGGAATAAAGTTTAACTGAGAGATGGTACTGTATAGAATGGACTAAGTCAGAGGGACAGCATTGAAcagaacaaagaaaaacaaatggaTGGCACTGCATAGAATGGAGCAAAGTAGACCAACAGCACTGCATGGAATGGATAGTCACTGAACAATCACTGCACAGAATGGAGAGAAGCAAGACAATGGCACTGGAAAGAATGGAGCAAATAAGAACAATCGCACTGCATGGAATGGAGAGCAACCAAACAGCAGAGGAGTGAATCAAAGAGATGGCACCGCATAGAATGGACAGAAGTAGAATGACCACACTGCATGGAATAAAGAGAAGCAGAATTACTGCACTGCACAAAATGGAGAGAAACAGAATGACCGCGCTGCATGTAATGGAAAAAAGTAGAATGACCGCACTGCACAGAATAAAAAGAAGCAGAATGATGGCACTGCACGGAATCCAGAAAAGCACAATGACCGCACTGCATGGAATGGGGAGAAGCAAAATGACCGCACTGCACGAAATGGAGAGAAGCAAAATTTAGGCACTGCACGGAATCGAGAATATCACAATGACCGCACTGCATGGAATGGGGAGAAGCAAAACAACCACACTGCACGAAATGGAGAGAAGCAGAACGTATGCACTGTACAAAATAGAGAGAAGCAGAATGACCGCACTGCATGGAATGGAAAGAAACAGAACAACAGCTTTGCACGGAATCATGAGAAGCAGAACGACTGCACTGCATGGAATGAGGAGAAGCATGACAGCTACAGTACACAGAATGAAGAGAAGAACAACCACACTGCACAGAATGGAGATAGGCAGAATGACCGCACTGCACGGAATGGACAGACGCAAATCAACAGCACTGTATGGAAAGGATTAAGCCAAACAGACATCACTGCATGGAATGAAGCAAAACAGAAGGACGGCACTGCATGGAATGGAGCGGAACAGAAATACGTCACTGCACAGAATGGAGCAAGGCAGTGGGACAGCACTGGAAGGAATGGAGCAAGTCACCAGGACTGCACTGTACAGAATGGACCAAGTCATAGGGAATGCACTGCATGGAACAGTGGAAGTTTTCTTCCTCATATCCGTCAAATTTCAAAAGTAACGAATCTTTAGCAACCCACAGAATAGCTGTATCTGACAAGCAGTCTGTTGTGAATGGACTGCATTTCAGAAAGGAAGTACAGTTTCTACCCCAGTGACTATTAATAACAGTGGCATCATACAACTGGGTTTTAATTTTTCCAGATTTATGACACGACAACCTCATCCACACATTTTGTGacgcattttttttctgtttctcacCGCTTTCATGAGTGACTAATTAACGCACTCCACAAGCATACCACAGACTGGGGGTTCCAAGTGCTGTCTGGACCAGGAGACCAAAATGAGAAGCTGTGCACCTTTGTCCCTCGTAATTCATTTGTCACACAAGTGTACAGTTTGCAGCCCAAACATCAGTTTAGTTCAATCGGCTGCACCTAGCCGTCAGGTGCTAAAATCACATGCATCATGAAGCAAGGCACTTcttgcgcacacacacacacacacacacagttcatgCACGGACAAACAAAACCACAGAATTACCACACTGCTGCTTGCATGAAGAAGTGTCAAGGAAAAttgcatgacacacacacacacactcacgtaCCAAACCTACCTATTAGAAATCATTAGTAGCAGATGACAAAGAGGCTTCGACTGAACTGTCAAGTCAAAGCCTTAATGTTGACTGGCTCTCAGTGGTACAGCTCAGCTGCAGTGTTACCTGGTGGGTCCATCTCTATGTAAAAAAGTAAATCTTCCACAAATCCACACTCAGATCTCCTGCTCTTGGCTTCCAAATCTTCCATCTTCAGAACAGTGTTATGCACTGAGCTTGTCAAATGAGCACAAAATCTTTATCCTGAAATACCAGCCTCTCTGATGCCTCTCTGAATGGAGGTttggaaaataattttaaaagctTCAGAGGACAGCTTGGTAACGCATTACATCACACACTTTGACCAATCAGGCGTCAGCTTTATCACCAGACTACTCCTGCCTCACTGCTGCATCTTTCATGTCCTCTGAGCGATGATGTCATCTGAAAAGCGCACTCTcgcgctccctctctctctatcctgtgcctccccctcccccgttCCCTTTGTCTCTCGACGGTGCCTAATCTTAAACCACACGCGGGCCGTGTTCTGCCAAATGAATACACACGCTGCTCGCGAGGGGAGGAGTGGCAGGGTGAAAATGAACAGCCTGAAAACCCTTTAGCAGAGTGAAAAAATGATTGTGCCTTGTCTCCTCTATCTATCCTGTATGGTGCAAGTGCTGATGGTCCTGCTGCATCCAGCAGGTGTAGCCATTGGGCCACTCCTGGTTCTGCATGTGGAGCTCGGCTTACACAAAGCCAGTTCTTAATGGGCCCTTCTGAACCTGTCCCGCCGTCAGATACATTCAAAGGACTCCAACAGGGCTGTCTCAATGGGTCTGCCCCAACCAGCACTTTGAAAAGGATCTAAAGCCCATTTTTGGAAACTGATAAATGCAGGTCACCTAGCCGTACCATGCATTCAAAGACATGTTAACACAAACTCACAGTAGTAAGCGTTAAGGGTTTCAAGTTCCCAGAAATATTCCAGAAACATTTCCTTGTTGTATTCTTGATAGGGGCACTTCAAAGAGAGCCCAAAACAATTCCCACACTGCTCGCTTTTTTAACTGTACGTGTAGATTCAGCGTCTTGCgaaaaatgtttagtgtgttCATACACACATATCACAAAATGAAAGTACCAAAATGAACAGGCCTTCTTCAGAGGCAGTTCTAAAATTCACCAAGAGCCGGAAATTTGCTCGCCAACCACAGAAGAGGCAAAGGTCTTCAAAGAACATAACGTCCTGTTAACAGGAAATGATACATTTTCCATCATATGACTAATTTCACTTTTAACACATacctaaaaaaaatatataagcaaaATATAATGACCACCAGCACCTGAAGCGAATAATGTTGACCATCTTGTAAAAGCAGTGTGTCTCAAGGTCTGGTATATAATAGATGGCAAACTAACATTTAGTACTTATTGTGGACATgctgaatgcagaagaaatagACAGGGATTAAGATCTGAGTAACAgacaagggccaaatcattatggtTAGACTACTGGATGAGAGCATCTCCAAGACAGCAAGGCTTTTGGGGGGCTGATGATCAACCATGCTGAGTACCTACTGAGagtctgaggagggaaaaaccatGGATTACCGACAGGGTGTCGGGTGGCCAGGACTCGTCGAAGCGGGATGCGAATGAGGGCTACCCCACATGCTACAAAGCAACAGAAACAAATGACAGATAATTTTGATGAGTTACTGTGTCACGACACAGGGCATCGAGACTCACTGCACATGTTTTGGCTCAATAGTGTGAAATTATACAACAGTGTGCTAtcgtatgtatgcatgtgtatatatggATATTCATATACACACGCATACATACGCCTaagactttgcacagtactgtatatgttttTCAATGCACTGTACTACACACCTTTTTAGATATGAGCATATAGTCACAATGAAaaatcagatttatttttttatatacaccCCCAAAATGACACCCATTCTCTCTTGAGCCTCTAATAACAGGCCCAGCCAGAGAAGGTCCAGCAATGATGTGTGGCTAACCATAAACCTTTTCTTTAAACTGTTGCTAAACAGCATATTGTGCATTGTCAGTATAAGCGTCATTAAACTCACAGGTTTGTTCCTTTCAATCTGTATTTCGGACTTTATAGACATATAAAAAAACGAATCAAAAAATGTCACAAAGTCATATCCATGCCAGTGAAAGATAATGCTAACGCTACTGCTGTATGGCTTAGATCACACAGATCACTGCTCCGTGCAATAAAAAGCAATCTGCCATCATTGAAGTGTTGAGTGCTATGATCACATgtagtgccccctactgttgatGTAGATCAGCATGTCTGAGGATggtcattacttttttccaattttccaacttttttttcaaattttaatgattaatgaagtaaataaaataCCCACAGCAGCATAGCTCCACTCCATTTGCTAGTGCTAAAAACTGTACTGTCTATGTTTGGGAACATCAGACAACAATTACAGATAAAAACACAAGTTAACTTTACCTTCCATCTCATATCTCTTAATATTACATGACCACACTTGCTATGCTGACAAATACAAGAGTCTGACCTTTTATGGCTGAGCTGCGCAGCCACCATAAAGATGAAGATGTCTTCAGGAGGCTTGGTCCTTGGAAGATCCTTGGTCGTGTTCACAATCAACTAGAGAGAGCTGCTACTGGATGGTGAAGCTAACAAGCAGTGACCCTGTGTTTTCTGGTGGTCCTCTGGATTCACACACACCTGAGAACAGTTTACAATCACAAAGTTCTAGCTGCAGGTAACGTGCGCTAAGGCATGGCAGAAGACAAAGTTACATAGCGTATTGCGTGCTGCTGTTTTTAGACGCCAATAGACCAGCCAACAAAAGGTCTGAAAGTACGGAAGATTCTTGTAGCTGATTGGCTGTAGATGTACAAGATATCTTCAGAGGCTCGTTTTAGTTCCTATGAACCACAGAGATCCTGTTTTGGGCCATGTGACAAGCACTTTGACGGCCGAGACTAGTCCTCGGCTTCGTTTAGTGAGCCTGTGTGCTTTTTTATTCACAAACCACAGCCTTTGCTCTATGCAAGACAAAACATGGTTCCCATTTAGAACAATGTTTAATTATACACCAGTGATGTCATGACTGACGACCATTTTTATTTGCGTGGGTGAGAAACCagcactgtttattttaaacAGTTCATTTGATATTTGTGCTTCCATGCACATTTCCGTCATGTGAAATAGGCTTCTGACTAAACAGTTCATGTTTCTTTAATGAACAGATCAAGGCGAAGTTCATTCTTGTATCAAAATGCATCTACCATCATGCTGCAGTTCTGTGGTAAGACAAAACTTTGCTTCATGTCAGGAAAGCATCTCCCAGTGAAATGAGACATCTGCTGCACAGACAGTGCTGTAGCCCCTTCTGAACATCAGCTGTATGTGACCACTGCAGCTCTCCAGGAGAGGTGCTCAACTCACCAGATTCGGACACCAGTGTTTGTTATTATAGtctatttttagtttttaaaatcatttttgaatgttttttttacattttctattttcatttgaatgacatccaGTTTACATATAAATATGACACTCTTTGCTCTGTGTAATTTCATTTATAATGACCTGTTATTCAAAGAAATTGACATATTTCGGGTATGAGCATTTAAGCACCTTCATACTATTAGTAAATTAGACAAATGAAGGTCTAAAATTAAATGGATTGTGGATTTTTGACTCAAAATGAAAGAATAGTTAAATATTCACCCATGATCTTAATAAGACTCAAAGAAGCAAAGCAGTCATTAAAAAGACCTGCTGATTTACAAATGTGGAAAATGCACTTGTGCACCAATTTACACTACCACACACTAAACCACACTATGAATTTTGAGTGTATCATAAAACAAATACAATAAGTTTTCACAGAAGTTCAATTAAAATCAATCTGTAAATAAACACTAAGCTTAAGAGGCAAATTCATAAGTCCACCACATATATTCACATACTAAAAACTGCCCCTTGCTTGTGAACGGATAAACTGATCTGTCCAGTCAGCTGACACTCGCATCTGAGAAACTGTCCAACATATTCACTATATAAAACATCACAAAACACCCATATCTGGCCCAGGTCTCTCTGGATGTTGACGTTGCAAGTTGGGAGCTTGGACTGCCTCATGGACCGAAGCAACACTGTCCAGACATGTTCCAGACTGCTTGCAACACAGTTGAGCTCCCGGATGATCCACTTGGCCCGCTGAAGCAAGTGGAGATGACAACGTTCTACAACCTCCTGAAACTGCTTGGAGAATGGCTGGATGTTCTTGTTGAATGCACTCCCATGGCAGAAGACACTCCACGATCTCCTCTGCTTTGTTCTCCCACTTGAGGGCGTCTCCTGGCCATGTATCGAGTTTATATGCTCAGCAGACGACCATGGCCGTGCCCGCAAACCTTCCAAGTGAGAGGTAGAGAAGTCCTTCAAGCCCTCGGCATATTCAGTGATTCTGGAAGCCACCAGAGGCTCTGGCTGCTGCAAACAGCCCTTGACCTCTTTGAGGTCTTTCACAGAAACAACAGGTGGGTCCCTTTGTGGCTTTAATGGTAATGACTTGTCATATCCAGATGGAAACCATGGACTAAATGCTGGAATAGCACGGCGTGGGAAGTGCTCAAGAGCTCCTTCTGCTCTGCTCACCAGGTTACACAAAATCCCATGATGATCTTTGTAATGCAGCACCACATCCATATTAATAACAATCTGCAGTTAAACACTCCCACATCCACATCCTCGCAAGACACACATTGCCGTTTTATTTTGGGCAGTGAAGCTGCTAGTTTCTAAGCAGGCTGAGCCCAGTTCAGGATACGGTTTCAGAGCGTCTAGCATCACATGCTTTACAAACCGCTGCAAAGGCGCCTCCTGGTGGCGTGCTACATTCCTACAAGTTGCCCATCCAATCGGTTACAactcataacacattatagtaTTCAACGTATTACGATAAGAACAAGCAAGACatatacaattaaaataaaataacttgtTTATAAACAAATACGGGCTGCTAGCGCTCTTGTTCATGGctaatactttaatttacttaacTCGTTAAACTTAAGCATGATTCGGGTATTCAGCTTTGCGCCGCTAAATTTGCCCCTGGATTAATCACTCTGATGattttaacaacaacaaaaacaataacaacaacaaataacaaCTAAATGCCGGTATACGTAAATCTATTTTCGGAGTATTTTCAGAGATTAAAAgttctttttaaaaatccacTATCATGCAAGCCAATTGCGAACCAGCCTGTGTATACAGATCCCTAAATCAGTGGACAGAATCGGTACCCCGGCTAAACGGAGAGTCACAAGCGACCGGTTGCTAGACGTAAACAAAATGCCCGTTACCGCGAGAGTGATTACTTCCGGGTCAGTTTCAACATGACGAGCACTTCCGGTGACATTTTCCCATTTTGGTTAAAAGGTCTGTTCTGACCTTATGGTGTCACTGGTGTGTTGTTTATCCAGGCAACAATATCACAATATTAGATCAACATATATCTGTATAGTGTTTCCCTGCtgcaaaaaaaacagcatagcTGGTTACTAGCATGGCCAGGATAATATATGCTGGTTATACCAGCATATGTTGTATTTTGGGGCTGGTGGACCAACATCATTAATGAAATATTGGTGGTGGACCAGCTTCATGTGCAGGTCGACCAACACAGCTATGCTGCTCCACCAGCTGCACCCACATCAAACCAGCATAGACCAGCATGGAAATCAAGAGGGTTGCATGTTGTCTCTGACGCATGGATTTCCTCATGGCTGCAGTACGAGCCCCATGATAGACTGCCATATTCTGTCCACACTGTCCCCTGCTTTATGGTTTGCATTTCCTGGGAAAGGCTTCCAAGGGGCCCATGACACTGCTTAGGATAAACagttgggagatggatggatgtatagtTTGAAAGACAGGTGAAGGAATTACACTATGTGGTAATATAACCACCATAATTGTCCATTTTGTCACTGCAGTTGCTGTTATCCGCATTATtcaattctttatttttatattttcccaGTGTTGGATTAGCTGCTTTAAAAATATAAGTTAAGCAACTAGTTATTCTCAAAAAATATAGCTCCGCTGCATGAAAGCTTTACATCAAGGAAATTCAGTGTACCGTATCAAAAGTAAGGTACCTGGTGTGGCAGAAGGCGCCCAAAGCTTCCGCGCAGATGAAACTCACTTCCAGAAGTTGCAGTCATTTTTCAGATGTTAAGGGAGGGCAAAAAATATCTGttcaaaaatacatatataactAAGTTGACagagtattttttatttttagttttgaccAACTTATAAAATTAAGTTGTTAACTAAGATGGGAAGatgtaacaaaaataaagttttatgtTGAGAAAGTGTCACTTAaaaggcccttaagccccagcctcctgggcaccccaacaggtggctgcccttcacagatgCATGGCTTACtccagggtttctcaacccggtccttggggaccaccagacggtccatgtttttgctctctcccaattccctgccaattgggagagagcaaaaacgtggaccgtctggtggtccccgagcactgggttgagaaaccttggcTTACTCTataaaaaagagcaagttgagggaggtgtaaaaaagAATCCCCCCAGAGGGAGAATGAAGCATCAATTATTATATTGTCTCAGTTTACTGATGTCAGATTACATTGGTTAAACTACCTAGCTAACATTTGTATAAGCGATGTAAACCTTACATTGGCCACCTGTTCTAATGTTATAAGCAGGTTTGGAAATTAAACTCGCTCACTCATCTGACAGGCAAGTACCAAAACCTGAACACTAGAAATATCGCATGTCCAACTATGACGAAGAATTCGGCATTAGATGATCTTTTTTTGGGGTGAATCAGTAGAGTTAGCGAACTAGATGAAGAAGAAACTGAAAAAACTAAATGACTGGTGCTCCCCCATTTTGGTAAATCTCAGCAGCTGATCTCCCCTTCCCTAGCTACACTACTGCCCAACACTGTATTTTCCTGATTTTGAGGACGAATGCTTATGCTAACTTACAGCTGCAGTCTCTCATAGGTG harbors:
- the shld3 gene encoding shieldin complex subunit 3, with product MDVVLHYKDHHGILCNLVSRAEGALEHFPRRAIPAFSPWFPSGYDKSLPLKPQRDPPVVSVKDLKEVKGCLQQPEPLVASRITEYAEGLKDFSTSHLEGLRARPWSSAEHINSIHGQETPSSGRTKQRRSWSVFCHGSAFNKNIQPFSKQFQEVVERCHLHLLQRAKWIIRELNCVASSLEHVWTVLLRSMRQSKLPTCNVNIQRDLGQIWVFCDVLYSEYVGQFLRCECQLTGQISLSVHKQGAVFSM